A genomic segment from Flavobacteriales bacterium encodes:
- a CDS encoding acetyl-CoA C-acyltransferase, which yields MKEVVIVSAVRTPMGSFGGALSSVSATQLGSVAIKGAVEKAGINPDEIDEVYMGNVLQANLGQAPAKQAAMGAGLNQDVPCTTINKVCSSGMKSIMLAAQSIMCGDNDVVVAGGMENMSAVPHYFTKGRNGQKLGDMKLVDGLVKDGLTDVYNKVHMGNCAELCAKEMRFTREQQDAFAIESYNRSAKAWSEGKFSDEVVPVSVAQRRGDDLIISEDEEYKNVKMEKIPTLRPVFDKEGTVTAANASTLNDGAAALILMSADKAKELKLQPLAKIKSYADAAHQAEWFTTAPAKALPIALEKANINTGDVDFFELNEAFSVVGLANIEKLGLDASKVNVHGGAVSLGHPLGCSGARIIVTLLHVLKHNNGKVGAAGICNGGGGASAMVVELF from the coding sequence ATGAAAGAAGTAGTAATCGTATCAGCTGTAAGAACCCCAATGGGAAGTTTTGGAGGAGCATTATCAAGTGTTTCTGCCACTCAACTTGGAAGCGTCGCTATTAAAGGAGCAGTTGAAAAAGCAGGAATTAATCCCGATGAAATAGATGAAGTTTATATGGGCAACGTCTTGCAAGCTAATTTAGGACAAGCCCCAGCCAAACAAGCTGCAATGGGTGCAGGACTAAATCAAGATGTTCCTTGCACAACCATCAATAAAGTATGTTCTTCTGGAATGAAGTCAATTATGTTAGCTGCACAAAGCATAATGTGTGGAGATAATGATGTAGTCGTTGCTGGAGGTATGGAAAATATGTCTGCTGTACCACATTATTTCACCAAAGGAAGAAACGGTCAGAAATTAGGCGATATGAAATTGGTCGATGGTTTGGTGAAAGACGGTCTTACTGACGTATACAACAAAGTACACATGGGAAACTGTGCCGAGCTATGTGCCAAAGAGATGAGATTCACTAGAGAACAACAAGACGCTTTTGCTATTGAATCGTACAACAGAAGTGCTAAAGCATGGTCAGAGGGAAAATTCAGCGATGAAGTAGTTCCTGTGTCCGTAGCGCAAAGGCGAGGCGACGATTTAATCATTTCAGAAGACGAAGAGTACAAAAATGTGAAGATGGAAAAAATACCTACTCTTCGCCCAGTATTTGACAAAGAAGGCACCGTAACAGCCGCCAACGCTTCTACTCTAAATGACGGTGCTGCTGCCTTAATTTTAATGAGTGCCGACAAAGCAAAGGAATTGAAATTACAACCTTTGGCTAAAATTAAAAGTTATGCAGATGCTGCTCACCAAGCAGAGTGGTTTACAACAGCACCTGCAAAGGCTTTGCCAATTGCATTAGAAAAAGCCAATATAAATACTGGCGATGTGGATTTCTTCGAACTAAACGAAGCCTTTTCAGTAGTTGGCTTAGCTAATATTGAAAAGTTAGGTCTAGATGCTTCAAAAGTAAATGTGCACGGTGGTGCGGTCTCTTTAGGTCATCCACTTGGATGTTCAGGTGCCCGAATTATTGTAACCCTATTACATGTTTTAAAGCACAACAATGGTAAGGTAGGTGCTGCCGGGATTTGCAACGGTGGTGGAGGTGCTTCAGCTATGGTAGTTGAATTATTTTAG